In the Peromyscus maniculatus bairdii isolate BWxNUB_F1_BW_parent chromosome 20, HU_Pman_BW_mat_3.1, whole genome shotgun sequence genome, one interval contains:
- the LOC102912804 gene encoding sphingomyelin phosphodiesterase 5 isoform X2 — translation MSLPDVSQRRSSVRHEPSLDWPPTPDALRPSPFPHPALQALNRLCLLLLFPAYWSLDQLLGCWAPMARSSSLGWLKVLAGGGAAFLSLMVVGLPLGMLGLVLWLPLQVCRRPFCYRPPPACWVWPQPWHPPAERVRCFVFFTANLCLLPDGLARFSNLSHSQRRAEAIGAVLLGSLRTSQYGATGCSQPLSEVPGGVLRATIPTGLDFVCLQEVFDLRAAHRLVRALGPNLGPVLYDVGTFGLLPGPYFKVLGSGLLLASRYPLLRATFRCFPDARREDAMASKGLLSAQAQLGILDGRRIVGYLHCTHLQAPADGHIRCKQMTLLLEWVEEFEAESRHSGEAVAFSVLLGDLNFDNSSRDHAKEQGHKLFSCFQDPCRLGTRQEQPWALGTILSNSMLHQATASSPEMLRRALEEEKGRRLYLAGCRSHSSKSWQGRRLDYITYRGIPGSRLSPEVEQVTFSTALAGLTDHLAVGLKLQVVCS, via the exons ATGAGTCTCCCTGACGTTTCGCAGCGAAGGAGTTCTGTGCGCCATGAACCCTCCCTCGACTGGCCCCCGACACCCGACGCCCTGAGGCCTTCACCCTTCCCGCACCCCGCGCTACAAGCCCTCAACCGCCTATGCCTCCTGCTGCTCTTCCCAGCCTACTGGTCTCTGGACCAGTTGCTGGGCTGCTGGGCACCAATGGCCCGATCCAGCAGCTTGGGGTGGCTCAAAGTCCTGGCAGGAGGTGGGGCGGCGTTCCTATCGCTGATGGTAGTTGGCCTACCCCTGGGGATGCTTGGCCTTGTGCTCTGGCTGCCCCTCCAGGTCTGCCGCCGCCCCTTCTGCTATCGGCCCCCTCCGGCCTGCTGGGTGTGGCCACAGCCCTGGCACCCGCCTGCGGAGCGCGTGCGCTGCTTTGTCTTTTTCACTGCCAATCTGTGCCTGCTCCCTGATGGGCTGGCACGCTTCAGCAACCTGTCGCACAGCCAGCGGCGTGCGGAGGCCATTGGCGCCGTACTGCTAGGTAGCCTTCGAACCTCACAGTATGGGGCTACCGGGTGCAGCCAGCCGCTGTCTGAGGTGCCTGGTGGTGTGCTGAGGGCCACAATACCCACGGGTTTGGACTTCGTGTGCCTGCAGGAAGTGTTCGATCTCCGCGCAGCTCATCGTCTTGTGCGCGCCTTGGGGCCAAATCTGGGCCCAGTGCTATATGATGTGGGCACATTTGGCTTACTGCCCGGGCCGTACTTCAAGGTACTGGGCAGTGGGCTTCTACTAGCCTCGCGCTACCCGCTGCTGCGTGCCACCTTCCGTTGCTTTCCTGATGCTCGTCGCGAGGACGCCATGGCCTCTAAAGGTCTACTCTCTGCCCAG GCACAACTGGGTATCCTGGACGGGCGCCGAATCGTGGGATACCTTCATTGCACACACTTGCAGGCACCCGCTG ACGGGCATATTCGCTGCAAACAGATGACGCTGCTGCTGGAATGGGTGGAGGAGTTTGAGGCTGAGAGCCGCCACAGTGGTGAGGCTGTAGCCTTCAGCGTCCTCCTGGGAGACCTAAACTTTGACAACAGCTCACGAG ATCACGCAAAGGAGCAGGGACACAAACTCTTCAGCTGCTTCCAGGACCCCTGCCGGCTAGGCACACGCCAGGAGCAGCCCTGGGCCTTGG GGACGATCCTGAGCAATTCCATGCTACACCAGGCCACTGCCAGCTCCCCAGAGATGCTTCGGAG GGCCCTGGAGGAGGAAAAAGGGCGCCGCCTCTACCTGGCAGGATGTAGAAGTCACTCCAGTAAATCCTGGCAGGGCCGGCGCCTGGACTACATCACCTACCGTGGAATACCGGGCAGTCGCCTGAGTCCA GAGGTGGAGCAGGTGACTTTCAGTACAGCGCTGGCTGGGCTCACGGACCACTTAGCTGTGGGCTTGAAGCTTCAAGTTGTGTGCTCCTGA
- the LOC102912804 gene encoding sphingomyelin phosphodiesterase 5 isoform X1 codes for MSLPDVSQRRSSVRHEPSLDWPPTPDALRPSPFPHPALQALNRLCLLLLFPAYWSLDQLLGCWAPMARSSSLGWLKVLAGGGAAFLSLMVVGLPLGMLGLVLWLPLQVCRRPFCYRPPPACWVWPQPWHPPAERVRCFVFFTANLCLLPDGLARFSNLSHSQRRAEAIGAVLLGSLRTSQYGATGCSQPLSEVPGGVLRATIPTGLDFVCLQEVFDLRAAHRLVRALGPNLGPVLYDVGTFGLLPGPYFKVLGSGLLLASRYPLLRATFRCFPDARREDAMASKGLLSAQAQLGILDGRRIVGYLHCTHLQAPAEDGHIRCKQMTLLLEWVEEFEAESRHSGEAVAFSVLLGDLNFDNSSRDHAKEQGHKLFSCFQDPCRLGTRQEQPWALGTILSNSMLHQATASSPEMLRRALEEEKGRRLYLAGCRSHSSKSWQGRRLDYITYRGIPGSRLSPEVEQVTFSTALAGLTDHLAVGLKLQVVCS; via the exons ATGAGTCTCCCTGACGTTTCGCAGCGAAGGAGTTCTGTGCGCCATGAACCCTCCCTCGACTGGCCCCCGACACCCGACGCCCTGAGGCCTTCACCCTTCCCGCACCCCGCGCTACAAGCCCTCAACCGCCTATGCCTCCTGCTGCTCTTCCCAGCCTACTGGTCTCTGGACCAGTTGCTGGGCTGCTGGGCACCAATGGCCCGATCCAGCAGCTTGGGGTGGCTCAAAGTCCTGGCAGGAGGTGGGGCGGCGTTCCTATCGCTGATGGTAGTTGGCCTACCCCTGGGGATGCTTGGCCTTGTGCTCTGGCTGCCCCTCCAGGTCTGCCGCCGCCCCTTCTGCTATCGGCCCCCTCCGGCCTGCTGGGTGTGGCCACAGCCCTGGCACCCGCCTGCGGAGCGCGTGCGCTGCTTTGTCTTTTTCACTGCCAATCTGTGCCTGCTCCCTGATGGGCTGGCACGCTTCAGCAACCTGTCGCACAGCCAGCGGCGTGCGGAGGCCATTGGCGCCGTACTGCTAGGTAGCCTTCGAACCTCACAGTATGGGGCTACCGGGTGCAGCCAGCCGCTGTCTGAGGTGCCTGGTGGTGTGCTGAGGGCCACAATACCCACGGGTTTGGACTTCGTGTGCCTGCAGGAAGTGTTCGATCTCCGCGCAGCTCATCGTCTTGTGCGCGCCTTGGGGCCAAATCTGGGCCCAGTGCTATATGATGTGGGCACATTTGGCTTACTGCCCGGGCCGTACTTCAAGGTACTGGGCAGTGGGCTTCTACTAGCCTCGCGCTACCCGCTGCTGCGTGCCACCTTCCGTTGCTTTCCTGATGCTCGTCGCGAGGACGCCATGGCCTCTAAAGGTCTACTCTCTGCCCAG GCACAACTGGGTATCCTGGACGGGCGCCGAATCGTGGGATACCTTCATTGCACACACTTGCAGGCACCCGCTG AAGACGGGCATATTCGCTGCAAACAGATGACGCTGCTGCTGGAATGGGTGGAGGAGTTTGAGGCTGAGAGCCGCCACAGTGGTGAGGCTGTAGCCTTCAGCGTCCTCCTGGGAGACCTAAACTTTGACAACAGCTCACGAG ATCACGCAAAGGAGCAGGGACACAAACTCTTCAGCTGCTTCCAGGACCCCTGCCGGCTAGGCACACGCCAGGAGCAGCCCTGGGCCTTGG GGACGATCCTGAGCAATTCCATGCTACACCAGGCCACTGCCAGCTCCCCAGAGATGCTTCGGAG GGCCCTGGAGGAGGAAAAAGGGCGCCGCCTCTACCTGGCAGGATGTAGAAGTCACTCCAGTAAATCCTGGCAGGGCCGGCGCCTGGACTACATCACCTACCGTGGAATACCGGGCAGTCGCCTGAGTCCA GAGGTGGAGCAGGTGACTTTCAGTACAGCGCTGGCTGGGCTCACGGACCACTTAGCTGTGGGCTTGAAGCTTCAAGTTGTGTGCTCCTGA